The genomic DNA GGATGGAATTCCGGTAAACGATGTGTTTTCAGGAGATTTAGCGTTTCAGGTAGAGAACAACGCTATTCAAGAAATGGAAATTATAAGTGGCACATTCAATGCCGAATATGGACAGGTTCAATCCGGTGTAGTAAATGTGGTAACAAAAGAAGGGGGGCAAAAATATACAGGTCAAATTTCATCTTATATTGGCGATTACGTAACGGGAAACAACGATATTTTCGAAAATATCGACGATAGAAGTCCTACAGCAATATTTGACTTAAAAGGTAGCTTAAGTGGTCCGATACCTATATTTAGAGAACATCTTACATTTTACGTATCCGGCAGGAATTTTCATGATGAGGGACATTTATATGGAAAAACCGTGTATAATCCTTCTGTAACGACAAATGTAACCGATGTTTTACCACAATCAGAATGGAAATACCAGTCAATGAATCAGATTGACAGAAAGTCATTTCAGGGCAAATTAACTTATGTTATTGATCCGAAAAGTAAAAAAGACAAAATAAATTTTGATATCTTCAAACAGAATATTGAAAACAAGGGAGCGAATTTCGACCATCTCTTTCGATTTAGTCCTGATGGAATGGCAACTCAATTCAAAGACAGCTGGTCTATAGGTACAAGATGGTCAAGAAT from Candidatus Neomarinimicrobiota bacterium includes the following:
- a CDS encoding carboxypeptidase-like regulatory domain-containing protein, which codes for MEIRIHADGFSIFAKMHSNQKHVNIMKLIIAYISITLAICNVSFAGTTGKIVGRVLDETTGQPLPGANLILKGTGMGAAADFGGNFIILNIPPGTYTLTARMIGYQAVDYENVRVTIDLTTTINFDMGVQAIESGEVVTVIGKAPLVRMDLTSSSVSVSAEQIAVLPVNDFLGIVNLQAGVVDGHFRGGRGGEVLYLVDGIPVNDVFSGDLAFQVENNAIQEMEIISGTFNAEYGQVQSGVVNVVTKEGGQKYTGQISSYIGDYVTGNNDIFENIDDRSPTAIFDLKGSLSGPIPIFREHLTFYVSGRNFHDEGHLYGKTVYNPSVTTNVTDVLPQSEWKYQSMNQIDRKSFQGKLTYVIDPKSKKDKINFDIFKQNIENKGANFDHLFRFSPDGMATQFKDSWSIGTRWSR